A window of Ananas comosus cultivar F153 linkage group 4, ASM154086v1, whole genome shotgun sequence contains these coding sequences:
- the LOC109708395 gene encoding wall-associated receptor kinase-like 20, protein MSKLTSPSLFFFFSLLLMLLLLLLLCSFQLGEAKVCPPCGSTPVPFPLSTSVGCGDQSYKIRCVGGNSSSGGGGGGGSAPSTPTLFFDALNGSSYPITSIRASAQRLVIAPAPFASPASCVSTDLNDSGLQLNPSLPFNVTSSNTIMLLNCSAQLLLSPLNCSSNSLCHVYANATGSAAAACRNSPICCTFVAGGSSTSYSVRVTSQFCSGYRSFVDLDPSQPVARWGASSGVELQWASPREPICSSQADCEDGANATCAADPTSNVKRCFCVAGLVWSPFVGSCVHNITDCASTGDCGGSTNHGPLIAGLVSGLSVALLAAAAALFLYRRQRRIRRARERLTKEREEILNANNTSGRSTKNFTGRELKKATANFSHENLLGSGGYGEVYKGVLDDGTIVAVKCAKLGNTKSTDQVLNEVRILSQVNHRSLVRLLGCCVDLDQPLMVYEFIPNGTLADHLHGLRPPLVWRRRLAIAHQTAEGLAYLHSSAVPPIYHRDVKSSNILLDDKLIAKVSDFGLSRLAESDLSHISTCAQGTLGYLDPEYYRNYQLTDKSDVYSFGVVLLELLTSQKAIDFNREPDDVNLAVFVQRKVEDERLMDVVDGAMKEGASAVELDTMKAVGFLAMGCLEERRQNRPSMKEVTEEIEYIMSIEAGGGGGSSSVEQQHSA, encoded by the exons ATGTCTAAAttaacctctccctctctcttcttcttcttctctctgttgttgatgctgctgctgctgctgctgctatgtTCATTTCAGCTGGGGGAGGCAAAAGTGTGCCCCCCGTGCGGCTCGACCCCCGTGCCGTTTCCACTGAGCACGTCCGTGGGCTGCGGGGATCAGTCGTACAAGATCCGGTGCGTCGGCGGCaacagcagcagcggcggcggcggcggcggggggtcTGCTCCGTCGACACCGACGCTGTTCTTCGATGCGCTGAACGGGTCCTCGTACCCGATCACGTCCATCCGCGCGTCGGCGCAGCGGCTGGTGATCGCCCCGGCGCCCTTCGCGTCCCCGGCGTCCTGCGTGTCCACGGACCTGAACGACAGCGGGCTGCAGCTGAACCCGTCGCTCCCCTTCAACGTGACGAGCAGCAACACCATCATGCTCCTCAACTGCTCCGCGCAGCTGCTGCTCTCCCCGCTCAACTGCTCCTCCAACTCCCTCTGCCACGTCTACGCCAACGCCAccggctccgccgccgccgcctgccgcAACTCCCCCATCTGCTGCACCTTCGTCGCCGGCGGCTCCTCCACCTCCTACTCCGTGCGCGTCACCTCCCAGTTCTGCTCCGGCTACCGCAGCTTCGTCGACCTCGACCCCTCCCAGCCGGTCGCCAG GTGGGGGGCGAGTTCCGGGGTGGAGCTGCAGTGGGCGTCGCCGAGGGAGCCGATATGCAGCTCGCAGGCGGACTGCGAGGACGGCGCCAACGCCACCTGCGCCGCTGACCCTACATCAAATGTCAAGCGATGCTTCTGCGTCGCGGGGCTCGTCTGGAGCCCATTTGTCGGCTCATGCGTACACA ATATCACGGATTGCGCGAGTACAGGAGACTGCGGTGGGTCGACAAATCACGGGCCTCTAATTGCAG GGCTGGTATCGGGTCTGAGCGTGGCGCTGctagcggcggcagcggcattGTTCCTATACCGGCGGCAGCGGCGCATCCGGCGCGCCCGGGAGCGCCTGACGAAGGAGCGCGAGGAGATCCTCAACGCCAACAACACGAGTGGCCGCTCCACCAAGAACTTCACGGGCCGCGAGCTCAAGAAGGCGACCGCCAACTTCTCCCACGAGAACCTCCTCGGCTCCGGTGGCTACGGCGAGGTCTATAAGGGCGTGCTCGACGACGGCACCATCGTTGCGGTCAAGTGCGCCAAGCTCGGCAACACCAAGTCCACCGACCAGGTGCTCAACGAAGTGCGCATCTTATCGCAGGTCAACCACCGCAGCCTCGTGCGTCTGCTCGGCTGCTGCGTCGACCTTGACCAGCCGCTGATGGTATACGAATTCATTCCCAACGGCACCCTCGCCGACCACCTCCACGGCCTACGCCCGCCCCTCGTATGGCGCCGCCGCCTTGCGATTGCGCACCAGACTGCAGAGGGCCTCGCGTACCTGCACTCCTCCGCCGTGCCGCCAATTTACCACCGTGACGTCAAATCAAGCAACATCCTCCTCGACGACAAGCTCATCGCCAAGGTGTCCGACTTCGGCCTCTCGCGGCTCGCCGAGTCCGACCTCAGCCACATCTCTACGTGCGCGCAGGGCACGCTCGGGTACCTGGACCCGGAGTACTACCGGAATTACCAGCTCACCGATAAGAGCGACGTGTACAGCTTCGGGGTGGTGTTGCTGGAGCTTCTGACGTCGCAGAAGGCAATAGATTTCAACCGGGAGCCAGACGACGTGAACTTGGCGGTGTTCGTGCAGCGGAAGGTGGAGGACGAGCGGCTGATGGACGTGGTGGACGGGGCGATGAAGGAGGGGGCGAGTGCGGTGGAGCTGGACACGATGAAAGCGGTGGGGTTCCTCGCTATGGGGTGCTTGGAGGAGCGGCGGCAGAACCGGCCGTCGATGAAGGAGGTGACGGAGGAGATTGAGTACATCATGAGCATCGAggccggtggcggcggcggcagcagcagcgtGGAGCAGCAGCACAGTGCCTGA
- the LOC109709503 gene encoding uracil phosphoribosyltransferase-like, translating to MENHALSDERIQVIVPAHPLIKHWISVLRNEQTPSSIFKNAMAELGRLLVYEASRDWLPTITGEVQTPVGVATAEFIDPSDPVMIIPILRAGLALAEHASTILPATRTYHLGMRRDETTLQPSAYLNKLPDKFPEGSRVIVMDPMLATGGTIVAAIDLLKDRGVESKQVKVISAVAAPPALEKLSKKFPGLHVYAGMVDPVLNEKGFIVPGLGDAGDRSFGT from the exons ATGGAGAATCACGCTCTCTCAGACGAGAGGATCCAG GTGATTGTTCCGGCGCATCCACTGATCAAGCATTGGATCTCGGTACTCCGCAACGAGCAGACCCCCTCTTCTATTTTCA AGAATGCGATGGCGGAACTTGGGAGATTACTTGTATACGAAGCTTCCAGAGATTGGTTG CCTACAATCACTGGAGAGGTTCAGACCCCGGTGGGTGTTGCAACTGCTGAATTTATTGATCCAAGTGATCCCGTCATG ATCATACCTATTCTGAGAGCTGGTCTTGCACTAGCCGAGCATGCTTCAACAATTTTACCGGCAACAAGAACCTACCACCTTG GTATGCGTAGGGATGAGACAACTCTACAGCCTTCTGCATATCTAAACAA ACTACCTGATAAGTTTCCGGAAGGATCTCGTGTGATTGTCATGGATCCTATGCTTGCAACTG GTGGGACAATAGTTGCTGCAATTGACTTGCTGAAGGACCGCGGAGTTGAGAGCAAGCAAGTAAAAGTT aTATCAGCTGTTGCTGCTCCTCCAGCACTTGAGAAGCTCAGCAAGAAATTCCCAGG GCTTCATGTGTATGCTGGAATGGTAGATCCAGTTTTGAATGAGAAAGG GTTCATAGTCCCAGGGTTGGGAGATGCTGGGGATCGCAGCTTTGGTACCTGA
- the LOC109709502 gene encoding digalactosyldiacylglycerol synthase 2, chloroplastic-like, which translates to MARKQHIAIFTTASLPWMTGTAVNPLFRAAYLAKEGDREVSLVIPWLSIKDQELVYPNKITFKIPLEQEAFVRKWLEERTGMVSRFNISFYAGKFSKEKRSILPVGDITETIPDEVADIAVLEEPEHLTWYHHGKRWKVKFRRVIGVVHTNYLAYVKREKNGLIQAFLLKHVNAWVIDIYCHKVVRLSAATQDLPRSIICNVHGVNPKFLEVGKYKQEQQQRGEQAFRKGAYYIGKMIWSKGYSELLQLLSENQDELSALQMELYGNGEDSDQVRESAKKLELDIRIYPGRDHVDPIFHEYKVFINPSTTDVVCTTTAEALAMGKIVICANHPSNDFFKRFPNCHMYNTGDEFVKLTLKALAEEPVPLTDELRHELSWEAATERFVRVAELDFAVSEKPLPSASQRFMYISSDEVRKNIEEASAIIHHTVSGIEAARCAFGAIPKTLRPDEQQCRELGLAFPGQ; encoded by the exons ATGGCTCGGAAGCAACACATTGCAATTTTTACTACTGCAAGCCTTCCATGGATGACGGGGACAGCCGTCAACCCCTTGTTTCGTGCTGCCTATCTTGCAAAGGAGGGTGATAGAGAGGTTTCTTTGGTGATTCCTTGGCTGTCTATTAAGGATCAAGAATTAGTCTATCCAAACAAAATCACATTTAAAATCCCGTTGGAGCAAGAGGCCTTTGTTCGGAAATGGCTTGAAGAAAGGACCGGTATGGTGTCTAGGTTCAATATAAGCTTTTATGCAGGAAAG TTTTCGAAGGAGAAAAGAAGCATTCTACCTGTTGGAGATATCACTGAAACTATTCCCGATGAAGTTGCAGATATTGCTGTACTGGAGGAGCCCGAGCATCTTACATGGTACCATCACGGAAAGAGATGGAAAGTTAAATTCCGGAGAGTGATAGGTGTCGTTCACACCAACTATTTGGCTTatgtaaagagagagaagaatggGCTTATACAAGCCTTTCTCTTGAAACATGTCAATGCTTGGGTTATCGATATATACTGCCACAAG GTTGTAAGGTTATCAGCTGCTACTCAGGATCTACCGAGATCTATAATATGCAACGTCCATGGTGTCAACCCAAAATTCCTCGAGGTTGGCAAGTATAAGCAAGAACAGCAACAAAGAGGAGAACAAGCCTTCAGAAAGGGTGCTTACTACATTGGCAAGATGATCTGGAGTAAAGGCTACAGCGAGCTACTTCAATTACTCTCTGAAAACCAGGATGAACTATCTGCCCTTCAGATGGAGTTATACGGAAATGGAGAAGACTCTGATCAAGTTCGAGAATCAGCTAAAAAATTGGAGCTGGATATAAGAATTTATCCTGGTCGTGATCACGTGGATCCTATATTTCATGA GTACAAGGTGTTCATAAACCCTAGCACGACTGATGTGGTTTGCACAACAACTGCAGAAGCCTTGGCGATGGGCAAAATCGTAATCTGTGCAAACCATCCTTCCAACGACTTTTTTAAGCGATTTCCTAATTGCCATATGTACAATACAGGCGACGagtttgtgaaactaaccctaaAAGCCTTAGCTGAGGAGCCTGTGCCACTTACAGATGAGTTACGACATGAGCTTTCATGGGAAGCTGCAACAGAGAGATTTGTGAGGGTTGCTGAGCTGGACTTTGCTGTTTCCGAAAAGCCACTTCCGTCCGCTTCGCAACGTTTCATGTATATCTCTTCTGATGAAGTAAGGAAAAACATAGAGGAAGCATCAGCAATAATACACCATACTGTCTCGGGAATTGAGGCGGCGCGCTGTGCCTTCGGTGCAATACCAAAGACTTTGCGGCCGGATGAGCAGCAGTGTAGGGAGCTTGGACTGGCTTTCCCAGGACAATAG